A segment of the Candidatus Hadarchaeales archaeon genome:
CTCTCCAAGAGTCCCTAGGAGTTTTCGATATCTCCTGCTCGTGATCCAGAAACTCAGCCTGGAGGTTCCCAGAAATCCGCTGAGTGAGGAGACCACCTCCCTCGTCTTCATATCCAGTAGTCTGTCATACGTCTTGAGGACCAAAAGCTGGACGAGAGCAAGCTCGATTATCCTGACCATATCATCCATATAATCAACAGAGCCGCTGATCAGAGCCGCATACCAGTCGACTATCGCTATATCGTCTTCGGAATATGAGAGATACGGTTTGAGCGCATCTTCGACTTCTTTTTCGCTTAACGTCATCCACTCCCTTTCACCCCTTAACACCCCTGCTGTCTGCTTTCTGTACTCTTCTAGGAAATCTCTCGCCCCGAGCCTAGGTTCCGTATCGGCAATCAAGATCATGAGATACACGTGGGGCTCATCCATCGGAGGATAGGAAGGGATTAACGCTGGAGATATTTTTTCCTTCAGTTTTTGGAAGAATTCTCTTGGGATCTCATCGAAGTTCTTTTCCTCCTTTCCAACCTTCACTCTACCTTCGCTGAGCGAAATGAGTTTTATCAAACGAGAAAAGGTCAGCCTTCTGAACTCAACAATTACGTATATCCCGATTACCCCTATCGGAAATATTCTACCTTCCACCCTAGCCTTCTGGCGGCCAACAGTGATATCCCCCAAATCGATGACAATGGACGAAAATTCAAACCAGCCGTATCTTGGCGCAATCAAACGCTCCTTTTTGGGAGGTGGGATTTCTACTATCTGGAGTTTTTCCTTCGGAATTCTCTCGCTCTCTATCTTCCCGCCAACATCGTAGAAATATTGGAAGATCAATCTGCCGGTGAGAAAGGGTTCTTCCACCATACGTAAAACACTCTGCGGAAACTCGCTAAAATATCTGGCTGGCGCCGGGGGTGGGATTTGAACCCACGCAGCGCGTATGCGCTAACGGCTTAGCAAGCCGCCGCCGTACCTGGCTGGGCCACCCCGGCTCCAAAATAGTATCGCAGTCGAAGGATAAAATAACATGATGAACGGCGGCGAGCGTGTCCGAAGTGGACGCCTTCCCCGACGCCGTTTGCCGTTCCCCCATCTCCACCCCGTTGATCGCCAGCGCCGGACGTCCTGCCTACCGCTGCTCCCTTCCGGGCCTAACGGGGTTCAGCAGGCAAAGGCGGTTAGCCAACGACCCTCCGGTCGCGACCCCGCCACCGCCGGCCCAGCGAGACGAGGCTTCAACGTGGAGGAACGGCGCGTACGTGCGGTTCCAGCGCCGCCTCCGGACTTTCGGCCCACCGTAAGCCCCGTTTGTGGCTACAGGGGAGGGGCAGCCCCCCGCCTAGCTCGCCGCCAAAAAGGCTTTCTCCCTCAATCGGAATAAGCTTTATCCTTGCAGCTCTCGGAGAAGCTCACACTTTTTACACACCTCAGATGGAGAGGGTTCACCACAAATTTTGCAGAACTTCATCTCGAATTCGCCAACTGCCTGCTCGAGATAAGGTCTTATCTTCTCATACATCCTGAGAATCATAAACTTTGAATTTGGATGATTTTCTTCAAGTCTATTCAAGAAGTCCTCGACCTCAACGTGAATCCCTTTTCTGTATGGACATTTCCCCCAATACACTTTGAATCCTTTCAGAAGAGCATATATTGCTATTTCCTTCTCTGGAATCTCGCGCATCGGCTTTATTCTGGGAACAAATCCTTTCATGGGTTTAAGAATGGGCCCAAGCCTGTAAAGTCTGTAAATGTCGCTCCTGATGTAGTTGAGCATTATTGCCTGCACCTCATCGTCCAAGTTGTGCGCGGTCGCGAGCTTGTCTGCTTCTACCTCTTTAGCCGTTCGATTGAGAAGCGAGCGCCTCAAAACTCCGCAGTATGTGCACGGACCAAGAGACTTTCCTTTTTCGGATGCCTGCCGCAAAATCTCATCGAGCGTGAGTCCGAACGAGTCCCTGAAACTTACGACAAATAATTCGACATCAAGAGATCTCGCATTCTCTTTCGCGACCTCCACGCCAGCTTCTCGATAGCCAGATATCCCTTCATCTACCGTTATCGCGACAACTTCGCACCTTTTTCTTTCCGCAAATCTTTTGATGAGATGAAGACACGTGACCGAATCTTTCCCTCCTGAAACAGCGACAGCGATCCTTTCTCCCGGTTCTATCAGCCGATATTCTCTAATCGCCCTAAGGAATCTTTTCTCCACGCTCTTGCATAGACATCTATCGCAGAGGAAGTCACCCGTGTACCTTCTGTGGTAAACCGCCATCCTTCCGCAAAAAGAGCAGCGCTTCTCACCCTCCGCTGACAATCGGATGGATGACAACCTCATCTCCCTCCTCAAGCGAATTCTCCTCAGGGACTATCCTACCGTTTACAAAGACCACAACCGTCTCCCTGAGGATCCCATATCTTTTGAGTAAATCCAAGATTGTCGCTCCTTCTTCGATTTCTTTATCTTCTTTTCTCCCCTGCCATCTAACAGTAACCTTCACGCTCTCACAATCATGGGTAGGAGGTTCAGAATAATTAAGAGTAATATGAAGAAGGAAAATGCCTTAACAAAACCTCTCGCAAATCTCTTTGAATATCTGACCTCAAGAAGCGCTTCGAGCATGTATCCGCCGTCCAAGGGCTTCGCCGGGAGTAGATTGAATAAACCAATACCAAGATTTAGGGCAAAAAGCCACTTCAGGAGATCTATAAGAAAAGGTGGAACATAAAAATGATAAAGATATGGATGAAAAACCGGACTGCCGAAAATCGTTGCATACATGAGAATTACCGTGTTTATCGGATGGAGATATACTAAATTGGAAGGAGCTTGCGCTGCAATAAAAGGTAAATGACTCTCTCCATTTTCCTGTCTAATTTTGGCATGGAAAGTACCTCTATCGGTTACCAGTTCAAATTCTGTTCTCCGACTGGCATTCAAATAGTTTTTGAAATTTTTCACATCTTCTATTGAGCTTATTTGAAAGTTGTCCAGTGCAAGGATTTTTGCCCCGAGAATGTTTTCCTCCGCGAGTGGACTGTTCTCCGCCACTCCCCAGATGTAAACCCCCTGCTTGGGAGTCAAAACAGATAGAAGGATGAGCAAAAATAAAAAAGATATCAAGATGTTCGTAACCGGTCCGGCAGCAAACATTCGCATTCTCTTTCCCGGACTGCTTCTAATCACCTGTCTTTCATCTGGCTCAACGAAGGCTCCCGGGATGAAGAGAAACAAAAGAACTCCCGCCGATTTCGTCCGTAGGCCTTGGGATCTCAAAAGGAATGCGTGGAAAACTTCGTGGAAAATCAAAACTACACCAACTACGATAAACCAAATGGTAATTGTAAGACCTGGAGCCGTGCCCGGAAGAATGAATCTCACACCCGGGATTGCCTCGCGTGGTCGCAACAAAACGAAGATCGAGTTAGACAGCAGACCAGCGAAGACCGAAAACATCAGAAGAAATCCCAAACATGCGGCGATGGTTCCGTAAAAAATCCACCATTTTCTGAATTTTTTCCCAATTCTGTCTATGAATTTTAGACCTCTCGTCGTTTTCCACATGAGAATTGCCGGTGAAAGCGTGAAACCTCTTTTTGAGAGTGAGAGCTTTTTATATGTCGCCAAAATCACAAGCCATATGGCGCCTATGAGGAGTAGAAAGATCACTAAGTCGTTCATCTTTTACAGATACAACTTTTACCATATTAACTGTGTATACGAGAATGGTGCAAGATGGTAAAGCCCGAGAGAGTAGGCGAGGTCAGAGAAGTTATCTATTCTGAAGAAAGATGGACACTCCTACAGCAGTTCAGAAAAAAGGCACTTACAATCATGGAAAAACTC
Coding sequences within it:
- a CDS encoding site-2 protease family protein, with the translated sequence MNDLVIFLLLIGAIWLVILATYKKLSLSKRGFTLSPAILMWKTTRGLKFIDRIGKKFRKWWIFYGTIAACLGFLLMFSVFAGLLSNSIFVLLRPREAIPGVRFILPGTAPGLTITIWFIVVGVVLIFHEVFHAFLLRSQGLRTKSAGVLLFLFIPGAFVEPDERQVIRSSPGKRMRMFAAGPVTNILISFLFLLILLSVLTPKQGVYIWGVAENSPLAEENILGAKILALDNFQISSIEDVKNFKNYLNASRRTEFELVTDRGTFHAKIRQENGESHLPFIAAQAPSNLVYLHPINTVILMYATIFGSPVFHPYLYHFYVPPFLIDLLKWLFALNLGIGLFNLLPAKPLDGGYMLEALLEVRYSKRFARGFVKAFSFFILLLIILNLLPMIVRA
- a CDS encoding TIGR00269 family protein, whose translation is MRREMRLSSIRLSAEGEKRCSFCGRMAVYHRRYTGDFLCDRCLCKSVEKRFLRAIREYRLIEPGERIAVAVSGGKDSVTCLHLIKRFAERKRCEVVAITVDEGISGYREAGVEVAKENARSLDVELFVVSFRDSFGLTLDEILRQASEKGKSLGPCTYCGVLRRSLLNRTAKEVEADKLATAHNLDDEVQAIMLNYIRSDIYRLYRLGPILKPMKGFVPRIKPMREIPEKEIAIYALLKGFKVYWGKCPYRKGIHVEVEDFLNRLEENHPNSKFMILRMYEKIRPYLEQAVGEFEMKFCKICGEPSPSEVCKKCELLRELQG
- a CDS encoding MoaD/ThiS family protein, with the translated sequence MKVTVRWQGRKEDKEIEEGATILDLLKRYGILRETVVVFVNGRIVPEENSLEEGDEVVIHPIVSGG